A genome region from Gloeocapsa sp. PCC 73106 includes the following:
- a CDS encoding ISKra4-like element ISGlsp1 family transposase (programmed frameshift), producing MKPEQQEKLNYYVEKIAKILYQEAKDGQLQNLEAIEETIRAQTLEYITPQIGGFFLKETTGTSTGRRRSLKSIIGNLPITEKQAAKLDLSNYQQISPSLQKCCLRASANVSYQNAAKDIWVYTGMKVSEKTQQRLVHKYQFPVENCEAKIAEISVDGGKVRLRSEAKGVGCTWKDYKAICVNQTHRKAWFGENEQLVTWVNQQEMEDLVTCVGDGHPGIWNLVSGFDYPGENREILDWYHLIENLHKVGGSQKRLKQAENLLWQGDVSKTIELLKPLKQKQAHNFGNYLEKHRHRIINYSYYQAEEICAIGSGAVESTVKQIDRRLKISGAQWKKENVPQVLKHRCAYLNNSL from the exons ATGAAACCTGAACAACAAGAAAAACTCAACTACTATGTAGAAAAAATAGCCAAAATTCTCTATCAAGAAGCTAAAGATGGCCAATTACAAAACTTAGAAGCAATTGAAGAAACTATTAGAGCTCAAACCTTGGAGTATATCACCCCACAGATAGGAG GTTTTTTTCTCAAAGAAACCACAGGAACAAGCACAGGTAGAAGGCGATCGCTAAAAAGTATTATTGGAAATTTACCAATTACAGAAAAGCAAGCGGCGAAGTTGGATTTAAGCAATTATCAACAAATTAGTCCAAGCTTGCAAAAGTGTTGCTTGAGAGCGAGTGCGAATGTATCGTATCAAAATGCGGCGAAAGATATCTGGGTTTATACAGGTATGAAAGTGAGTGAAAAAACCCAACAAAGATTAGTACATAAGTATCAATTCCCAGTCGAAAACTGTGAAGCGAAAATCGCCGAAATTAGTGTCGATGGGGGGAAAGTAAGACTGAGGAGCGAAGCCAAGGGAGTGGGTTGTACGTGGAAAGACTATAAAGCAATATGTGTCAATCAAACTCACAGAAAAGCTTGGTTTGGCGAGAACGAGCAATTAGTGACTTGGGTAAATCAACAAGAAATGGAAGATCTGGTGACCTGTGTTGGTGATGGTCACCCGGGTATTTGGAACCTAGTATCTGGATTTGACTATCCTGGAGAAAACAGAGAAATTCTTGACTGGTATCACTTAATAGAAAATCTACACAAGGTAGGAGGTTCCCAGAAAAGACTTAAACAAGCAGAAAATTTATTGTGGCAAGGAGATGTCTCAAAAACGATTGAATTGCTCAAGCCACTCAAACAAAAGCAAGCACACAATTTTGGTAATTATCTGGAAAAACATAGACACCGTATTATCAATTATAGTTATTATCAAGCTGAGGAGATTTGTGCAATTGGCTCAGGTGCAGTGGAGTCAACTGTCAAGCAAATTGACCGAAGACTAAAAATATCGGGAGCACAATGGAAAAAAGAAAATGTGCCCCAAGTGCTCAAACATCGATGTGCCTATCTTAATAATAGCCTTTGA
- a CDS encoding IS200/IS605 family element transposase accessory protein TnpB: protein MNWVYEKLVPSKGKILDQIEQNKGLRVCAVDLNIDGHIAVATILEDDGTVVKELARKFIKGYAYHQHRRKRTLGKIATKQSQTKAPETLDNMNANLWEKLKNRERNEGERVSRRLADWAHKWQVSAIVFEHLSNLKPSQEKYSKRSNQKRSYWLKSKVYLRTKDKALNDYGIYCLRVSPKDTSRVWAIDGTSVLRGNQVTQTGFNFIFKGMGKLVLSEHGDILNADLNASRNIGLKYLQKFSEKPRLVTTRFGDRAMNRRVPLLSRDCGTSRVLPVQLALDFGSC, encoded by the coding sequence TTGAATTGGGTCTATGAGAAACTAGTCCCTAGTAAAGGAAAAATCCTAGACCAAATAGAACAAAATAAAGGACTAAGAGTATGTGCAGTTGACTTAAATATTGATGGACATATAGCCGTAGCAACAATACTTGAAGACGACGGTACGGTGGTAAAAGAACTAGCCAGAAAATTTATCAAAGGCTATGCTTATCACCAACATCGTAGGAAGCGTACTTTAGGTAAAATAGCTACAAAACAATCTCAGACTAAAGCACCCGAAACTTTAGATAATATGAATGCCAATCTTTGGGAAAAACTTAAGAACCGAGAAAGAAATGAAGGGGAAAGAGTTAGTAGAAGATTAGCAGATTGGGCACATAAATGGCAAGTATCAGCCATTGTTTTTGAGCATCTAAGTAACTTAAAACCAAGTCAAGAGAAATACTCAAAGCGATCCAATCAAAAGCGATCATATTGGTTAAAATCTAAAGTTTACTTAAGAACTAAAGACAAAGCTTTAAACGACTACGGTATCTATTGTTTAAGAGTTTCTCCAAAGGATACTAGTAGAGTATGGGCTATAGATGGGACCTCAGTCTTAAGAGGTAACCAGGTTACTCAAACAGGGTTTAACTTTATCTTTAAAGGTATGGGTAAATTGGTTTTATCTGAGCATGGAGATATTTTGAACGCCGATTTAAATGCAAGTAGAAATATTGGATTAAAGTATTTACAAAAGTTTTCCGAAAAGCCTAGGTTGGTAACAACTAGGTTTGGTGATAGGGCTATGAACCGAAGGGTCCCCCTCTTATCAAGGGATTGTGGCACATCCCGTGTTTTACCTGTTCAATTAGCTTTAGATTTTGGTAGTTGCTAG
- a CDS encoding choice-of-anchor Q domain-containing protein, protein METIVVDTLDDENDGVTRNNVSLRDAINRANAIPGEDTINFDADLAGGTITLTTEEPLRIVDNLRIVGLGPDQIAINGNNQVNVFEIDDGFNDEVIQVLLAQISVVNGETGIYNDEELTVSESTISGNTDSGIENDNIANILNSTVSNNTHGVTGGGIRNNYILNITNSTISGNSANTGGGIDNGNDDILNITNSTISGNSAETGGGIYGFSATMSILNSTITNNQADESQGSAIAINIVEEVEIGNSIVAGNISTDMDIIGGDNVFTSLGGNLIGLGNAARVFTEERDRVAIEDPGLGELTDNGGPTFTHLPLEDSLAIDAGLNELVSLESDQRGTPRIVADRVDIGAVEIGGLHLRGTNGDDLLVGSDLDDTIEGLRGRDTLTGGRGNDVLVGGRGRDIITGGRGRDEFQFERIRDRRDLITDFNPDADLITVSIRGFGNSLSRGILAEDQFIIVSDFEELEDSFSLGFVYATDARRLAYIDTEEDISLTQIAILRNQPELENSNIMVF, encoded by the coding sequence ATGGAGACAATTGTAGTAGATACTTTAGACGATGAAAATGATGGCGTTACTCGCAATAACGTTTCTCTTAGGGATGCAATCAATCGAGCTAATGCGATACCTGGTGAAGATACAATTAACTTTGATGCCGATTTAGCGGGAGGAACGATAACCCTTACTACTGAAGAACCATTAAGGATCGTAGATAATCTGAGAATAGTAGGTTTAGGGCCTGATCAGATCGCTATAAATGGAAATAATCAAGTTAATGTATTTGAAATCGACGACGGTTTTAATGATGAAGTCATTCAGGTATTGCTCGCACAGATTAGTGTTGTTAATGGTGAAACGGGTATTTACAATGACGAAGAATTGACTGTTAGCGAGAGTACTATCTCTGGCAATACAGATAGTGGAATAGAGAATGACAATATAGCAAATATTTTAAATAGCACCGTTTCTAATAATACACATGGAGTTACAGGTGGTGGTATACGCAATAATTATATTTTAAATATTACAAACAGTACTATTTCGGGGAATAGCGCCAATACCGGTGGTGGTATTGATAATGGTAATGATGACATTCTAAATATTACAAACAGTACTATTTCGGGAAACAGCGCTGAGACTGGTGGTGGTATTTATGGTTTTAGCGCGACTATGAGTATTCTCAACAGTACGATTACTAATAACCAAGCTGACGAAAGCCAAGGAAGTGCGATAGCTATCAACATTGTAGAGGAAGTAGAAATAGGCAATAGTATCGTTGCGGGTAATATTAGCACAGACATGGATATTATCGGCGGTGATAACGTATTTACCAGCCTTGGGGGTAATTTAATTGGTTTAGGTAATGCAGCGCGGGTATTTACCGAGGAGAGAGATCGAGTCGCGATCGAAGATCCAGGATTGGGAGAGTTAACCGATAATGGTGGTCCTACCTTTACCCACTTACCCCTAGAGGATAGCTTAGCTATAGACGCGGGTTTAAATGAGTTGGTTTCATTAGAAAGCGATCAACGGGGTACACCGCGTATCGTCGCTGATAGAGTAGATATCGGTGCGGTGGAGATAGGGGGATTGCATCTTCGGGGAACTAATGGCGATGATTTACTCGTGGGTTCCGATTTGGACGACACTATTGAAGGATTGAGGGGTAGAGATACTCTTACTGGTGGTAGGGGTAATGATGTTTTAGTCGGAGGAAGAGGAAGAGATATTATTACTGGTGGTCGAGGTAGAGACGAATTTCAATTTGAGAGAATTCGAGACAGAAGAGATCTGATCACCGATTTTAACCCCGACGCTGACTTGATTACCGTTTCTATACGGGGTTTTGGCAATAGCTTATCTAGAGGGATACTAGCTGAAGATCAATTTATCATTGTCTCTGACTTTGAGGAGCTCGAAGATAGCTTTAGCTTGGGTTTTGTTTACGCAACAGATGCGCGTCGCTTAGCTTATATTGACACAGAAGAGGATATTTCTTTGACTCAGATCGCGATTTTGCGCAATCAACCTGAGCTAGAAAATAGCAATATCATGGTTTTTTAG
- a CDS encoding HEAT repeat domain-containing protein has protein sequence MPIRNFSVDSLIAQCRSSDSSLQIEAIQSLLNQKAYVAVPAVVNLLASPDDVVRSTAARALGELGTQDIDIAHVGTALTNLLVDPESIVRSEAVDTLGIIGYTPAVEAIISLLHNDPEPFVRASAAESLGDLGDVKALKDLELAILDPDESVRAYAANAIGLLATAQILPKLQAYLESETSSRVKAELLGAKSRLGALEDFKLLLNLLDTADEDLAICLLNLLRDLTERKVPSVLTDHVDIMIEILTRVSQRFSILRSDVEMLVTHLMRSDHLPKVY, from the coding sequence ATGCCAATACGAAACTTCAGCGTAGACTCATTAATAGCTCAGTGTCGTTCAAGTGATTCCTCACTCCAGATAGAGGCAATTCAAAGTTTACTTAACCAAAAGGCTTATGTGGCCGTACCGGCTGTGGTAAATTTACTTGCATCACCCGATGATGTAGTTAGATCAACAGCAGCAAGAGCTTTGGGCGAACTAGGAACTCAAGATATTGATATTGCTCATGTTGGTACTGCTCTCACAAACTTGTTGGTCGATCCAGAAAGTATTGTTAGATCTGAGGCAGTAGATACCCTTGGTATAATAGGTTATACGCCTGCGGTTGAGGCTATAATCTCGTTGCTACATAACGATCCTGAACCTTTTGTTCGTGCTTCAGCAGCAGAATCGTTGGGCGATTTAGGAGATGTCAAAGCTTTAAAAGATTTAGAACTCGCAATACTTGATCCTGATGAGTCAGTTCGAGCTTACGCCGCTAATGCGATTGGACTTTTAGCCACAGCTCAAATCTTACCAAAGCTTCAAGCATACCTTGAGTCAGAAACCTCTTCAAGAGTAAAAGCTGAACTTTTGGGAGCAAAGTCTCGGCTTGGTGCATTGGAGGATTTTAAATTACTCCTGAATTTATTAGATACTGCTGATGAAGACTTAGCAATATGCCTTCTGAATTTGCTTAGGGATTTGACAGAACGTAAAGTACCATCAGTGCTTACTGATCATGTTGATATTATGATTGAAATATTGACGAGAGTATCACAACGTTTTTCAATATTACGTTCAGATGTAGAAATGCTTGTAACTCACTTAATGAGAAGCGATCATCTCCCTAAGGTTTATTAA
- a CDS encoding ABC transporter ATP-binding protein yields the protein MAVYRPKKQIFLLNDWGLIVKLAPYLRPHRGIFVLAIILLIPVALAGAVQPLIVGQAISLLRGEQTWSWLEGKSIDEGINQLIILLLCTLGVRLVLLSYQGFLVQKIGQEITAGIRKDLFTHVTSLATRFFDRTPVGRLITRLTSDVEALGDVFASGAIGILSDLIYMLVITITIFNLEWRLATILVLMLVPVAGLIVYFQQQYRKANYTAREELSKLNSMLQENVAGMNIVQLFGRERFNAEMFRVINDRYRQQIDKTILSDAAVSGILEWISLIAIAAVLWVGGSFVLQDNMSFGLLSAFILLSQRFFEPLRQFADKFTMFQAGFTAIERISELMNEPIEIKDLEAQQLKNLSFLEGNQKEIGEIKFDHVWFGYKPSEYVLKDLNFTIRPGEKVALVGPTGAGKSSIIRLLCRLYEPTKGAIYLDGIDIRELPQAELRRYIGVILQESFIFAGDVKGNIALGEDFSLEEITNAAKRTKIEPFIEQLSQGYDTELRERGTNLSGGQKQLIAFARVAIRNPRVLVLDEATSSLDVVTERQVQQALEELLINRTAIIIAHRLSTIRNVDRILVLKKGEIIESGSHEALLAEGGLYASLYHLQQFHGE from the coding sequence ATGGCTGTATACAGACCCAAAAAACAGATTTTCCTACTCAATGATTGGGGATTGATAGTTAAATTAGCTCCCTATCTGCGCCCTCATCGAGGTATATTCGTTTTAGCAATTATCTTGTTAATTCCCGTCGCCTTAGCAGGAGCAGTACAACCCCTGATCGTTGGTCAAGCAATTTCTTTACTCAGGGGTGAGCAAACTTGGTCCTGGTTAGAGGGAAAAAGTATCGATGAGGGAATCAATCAACTAATTATCTTATTACTGTGCACCCTGGGAGTACGCTTAGTTTTACTTTCCTATCAAGGTTTTCTCGTTCAAAAAATAGGACAGGAAATTACAGCGGGTATCAGAAAAGATCTTTTCACCCACGTTACTTCTTTAGCGACGCGCTTTTTTGATCGCACCCCCGTAGGACGTCTAATCACGCGCTTAACGAGCGATGTGGAAGCTTTAGGGGATGTATTCGCTAGCGGGGCGATCGGTATTTTGAGTGATTTAATTTATATGCTAGTGATCACCATCACCATCTTTAACTTGGAGTGGCGATTAGCAACAATTCTGGTGTTGATGTTGGTACCGGTAGCAGGATTGATCGTGTATTTTCAACAACAATATCGCAAAGCCAATTACACCGCGCGGGAAGAATTATCTAAACTTAATTCAATGCTACAAGAGAACGTAGCGGGAATGAATATAGTACAGTTGTTTGGTAGGGAACGATTTAACGCCGAGATGTTTCGCGTCATTAACGATCGCTATCGTCAACAAATAGATAAAACCATATTGAGCGATGCGGCGGTTTCTGGCATTTTAGAATGGATATCTTTAATTGCGATCGCTGCGGTATTATGGGTAGGAGGTTCATTCGTTTTGCAAGACAATATGAGTTTTGGGTTATTATCAGCCTTTATTCTGTTATCTCAGCGATTTTTTGAACCCCTCAGACAGTTCGCCGATAAATTTACTATGTTTCAAGCGGGTTTCACTGCGATCGAAAGAATTAGCGAATTAATGAACGAGCCCATTGAAATCAAAGACTTAGAAGCGCAACAACTCAAAAACCTGTCATTTCTAGAAGGAAACCAGAAAGAGATAGGAGAAATCAAATTCGATCACGTCTGGTTTGGCTATAAACCCTCAGAATACGTGCTCAAAGATCTTAACTTTACCATTCGTCCTGGAGAAAAAGTCGCCCTAGTGGGACCGACTGGAGCAGGAAAAAGCTCGATCATTCGCTTACTCTGTCGTCTATATGAACCTACTAAAGGTGCAATTTATCTAGATGGGATTGATATTCGCGAACTACCACAAGCTGAACTACGTCGCTACATCGGGGTAATTCTCCAAGAGAGCTTTATTTTCGCAGGAGACGTAAAAGGAAATATCGCCCTCGGGGAAGACTTTTCCCTGGAAGAAATTACCAACGCGGCTAAACGAACCAAAATAGAGCCATTTATCGAGCAATTATCTCAAGGCTATGATACCGAATTACGAGAACGAGGTACCAACCTTTCGGGGGGACAAAAACAACTTATAGCCTTTGCTCGTGTTGCCATTCGTAACCCCAGAGTACTAGTCTTAGACGAAGCCACCTCCAGCTTAGACGTAGTCACAGAAAGACAGGTGCAACAAGCTTTGGAAGAATTACTAATTAACCGCACAGCGATCATCATCGCGCACCGACTTTCTACCATTCGCAATGTAGACAGAATCCTAGTACTCAAAAAAGGTGAAATCATCGAGTCAGGTAGTCATGAAGCCCTGTTAGCTGAGGGAGGATTATATGCGAGTCTCTACCATTTACAACAATTTCACGGTGAGTAA
- the hisG gene encoding ATP phosphoribosyltransferase — MLTVALPKGALLSDAIKLFKSVGLDFSAFLDDNNRQLQITDPKKSAIALLVRAQDVPVYVEYGQAQLGVVGDDVLREKNPQVAKLIDLGFGYCRMSVAVPVTSPYRRAIELPPHGRVASKYVNCAKEYFHQLDLPVEIVPLYGSVELGPITGMSEAIVDLVSTGRTLKENGLLEIDILYESTARLIAHPVSYRLNQDNISDWVEKLSYVKLN, encoded by the coding sequence ATGCTTACTGTCGCCTTACCCAAAGGAGCACTGCTATCGGATGCTATTAAATTATTTAAAAGTGTAGGTCTCGATTTTAGCGCTTTCTTGGATGATAATAACCGTCAATTGCAAATCACCGATCCTAAAAAAAGTGCGATCGCTCTGCTGGTGCGCGCTCAAGATGTCCCCGTTTATGTAGAATATGGTCAAGCTCAATTGGGTGTGGTGGGGGATGATGTATTGCGAGAAAAAAATCCCCAAGTTGCTAAGTTGATCGATTTGGGCTTTGGTTACTGTCGGATGTCTGTCGCAGTTCCAGTTACTAGTCCCTATCGTCGAGCTATCGAATTACCTCCCCATGGTAGAGTCGCTTCCAAATACGTAAACTGTGCTAAAGAGTATTTTCATCAACTGGATTTACCGGTGGAGATTGTACCTTTGTATGGCTCAGTAGAACTCGGTCCGATTACGGGAATGTCGGAGGCGATCGTTGATTTAGTGTCCACAGGACGTACCCTCAAGGAAAATGGACTACTTGAAATCGATATCCTCTACGAAAGTACAGCCAGATTGATCGCTCATCCGGTGAGTTATCGTCTCAATCAAGATAATATCTCCGATTGGGTAGAAAAGTTAAGTTATGTTAAGCTGAATTAA